A part of Nitrospira sp. genomic DNA contains:
- a CDS encoding KamA family radical SAM protein: MEEWQQILAKSIIKPKDLAKRFGLDEKEIEAIVGPYPMRITPTVLETIKSKDDAIWKQVVPEIVELADIDAEDDPLEEDLMSPVPHLVHRYPDRVLLMVTNQCPIYCRFCTRKRLVGKPGFLKKGELDRAIQYLREHTEVRDVILSGGDPLLLPDHLLERIFKALRTIPHLELIRIGSRVPGSLPQRITPKLCEMVKKYHPIYMNLHFNHPDELTPEVKAACGMLADAGIPLGAQTVLLKGVNDNPDVMKRLVHQLLLARVKPYYLYQADLTKGTNHFRTTVETGLNIIKALQGHTSGMAVPHFVIDAPGGGGKIPLLPDDYLVHMDKDGALLRNYENKTFHYPQPKSDNRRELPMVGVGASLDNAEESYVTCGNSYPDRDGYAAWGNSCGGDADDL, translated from the coding sequence ATGGAAGAATGGCAACAGATCCTCGCCAAAAGTATCATCAAACCAAAGGACCTCGCTAAACGGTTTGGTCTTGATGAGAAAGAAATAGAAGCGATCGTCGGCCCCTATCCGATGCGAATTACTCCGACGGTACTTGAGACGATCAAATCGAAGGACGATGCGATCTGGAAGCAGGTCGTCCCCGAAATTGTGGAATTGGCCGACATCGACGCAGAGGACGATCCACTGGAAGAAGATCTCATGAGCCCGGTGCCCCATCTGGTCCACCGATATCCAGATCGAGTGCTGCTCATGGTCACCAATCAATGCCCGATCTATTGCCGGTTCTGCACCAGAAAGCGACTGGTGGGCAAACCTGGTTTTCTGAAAAAGGGCGAGCTGGACCGCGCGATCCAGTATCTTCGTGAGCATACGGAAGTGCGTGATGTCATCCTCTCAGGAGGCGACCCACTGCTGCTCCCCGATCATCTCCTCGAACGCATCTTCAAGGCCCTGCGGACCATTCCTCACCTGGAACTGATCCGCATCGGATCGCGGGTCCCAGGCTCGTTGCCGCAACGAATCACCCCCAAGCTCTGCGAGATGGTGAAAAAGTATCATCCTATTTACATGAACCTGCATTTCAACCACCCGGACGAACTGACGCCTGAGGTGAAGGCTGCCTGCGGCATGCTCGCGGACGCCGGCATCCCACTGGGCGCCCAAACCGTCCTCCTCAAAGGCGTAAACGACAATCCAGACGTTATGAAACGCCTCGTCCATCAGCTGCTCCTTGCGCGGGTGAAGCCCTATTATCTCTATCAGGCCGACTTGACCAAGGGAACGAATCATTTCCGGACAACTGTCGAAACGGGGCTGAATATTATCAAGGCGCTCCAAGGCCATACGAGTGGAATGGCCGTGCCCCATTTCGTTATCGATGCGCCGGGCGGCGGCGGCAAGATTCCGCTTCTGCCGGATGACTATCTGGTTCACATGGACAAGGACGGAGCCCTCCTCCGGAATTATGAGAATAAGACGTTCCACTATCCCCAGCCAAAGTCTGACAACCGGCGGGAACTTCCGATGGTCGGTGTCGGCGCTTCGCTCGATAACGCAGAAGAATCCTATGTGACGTGTGGTAACAGCTACCCTGATCGCGACGGCTATGCCGCCTGGGGGAACAGCTGCGGCGGAGATGCAGACGACCTGTGA
- a CDS encoding DUF2156 domain-containing protein: MSEVEPCSGTMDGDPNTFARHNCSRMAAQRSRAASGERVGQEASICANAKPFSHVSTWGNVRHQNGAKSAMLARTPATDKRAADSPRSRGWCNADRVRDDRKQTFLATVRHASYDWGSMDLRTVDSKQTMRVLPQLVPDSACGRCDVCCRFPEADSFLRPYFTHQEITDAVARGVPDSFFPDTSGSQVELVKNPMDEGYLCPAFDLQSGLCGIYDVRPLDCQLYPLALMWDASGQEILLGWDSKCPFMRDAVPRAIHEYAESVLGWLTTEGGLDKIAAHPHLVGRFQDDVIVLQALPHLTARLVPARVDARLRPLTLLDAPQFAKALERAHVIGHETPAAFAFPYHYIWTSLLPYWWMEFDQTLFLFAKSSDGWFMPLPPLGAGPLDQAVAQAFVMMQSWNGSSPVSRIENVMESQRQRLECGENQFRPKDGDYLYPVMALVALAGDHYKSQRALCNRVTREQTITVEPYRADDQADCVRLYGRWADQKRNGHLDQMGTLLLEDAEMTHRLVLHQHDRIGLSGMVVRIREDIAAYTFGYWLTPQTWCILLEVADRSIPGLAQWVFRETCRTAMAQGAVSINAMDDAGLPGLRAAKLAYRPSAILDTWVITRMTA, translated from the coding sequence ATGTCTGAAGTGGAGCCCTGTAGTGGCACGATGGATGGAGATCCGAACACGTTCGCGCGACACAACTGCTCACGAATGGCCGCGCAGCGTTCTCGTGCTGCCTCAGGCGAGAGGGTCGGACAGGAGGCGTCGATCTGTGCCAATGCGAAACCCTTCTCGCACGTTTCGACATGGGGGAACGTGCGGCATCAGAATGGTGCAAAGAGCGCAATGCTAGCACGCACACCAGCGACCGACAAGAGGGCAGCGGACTCTCCGAGGAGCAGGGGCTGGTGTAATGCGGACAGGGTGCGCGATGATCGGAAGCAAACCTTCCTTGCCACCGTTCGGCATGCATCGTATGATTGGGGCTCGATGGATCTCAGGACAGTCGATTCCAAACAAACGATGCGTGTTCTGCCTCAGCTGGTTCCGGACTCAGCGTGTGGTCGTTGTGATGTGTGCTGCCGCTTTCCGGAAGCCGATAGTTTTCTTCGCCCATACTTTACCCATCAAGAAATCACCGATGCGGTGGCACGTGGAGTGCCTGATTCGTTCTTTCCCGATACGTCCGGCTCGCAGGTCGAGCTGGTCAAGAATCCGATGGACGAAGGGTATCTCTGTCCTGCCTTTGATTTGCAGTCGGGCCTTTGTGGGATCTACGACGTTCGCCCATTGGACTGTCAGTTGTATCCGCTGGCGTTGATGTGGGATGCGTCGGGTCAGGAAATCTTGCTTGGCTGGGATTCCAAATGCCCTTTTATGCGTGACGCGGTTCCCCGTGCGATTCACGAATATGCGGAGTCGGTCCTCGGTTGGTTGACGACTGAGGGAGGACTGGACAAAATTGCTGCCCATCCACACTTGGTTGGGCGCTTTCAGGACGATGTGATTGTGCTTCAGGCGCTTCCGCACCTCACGGCTCGCCTGGTTCCTGCGAGAGTTGATGCTCGGCTCCGTCCACTGACGCTGTTGGATGCACCGCAGTTCGCGAAGGCGCTCGAGCGTGCTCACGTGATTGGCCATGAGACGCCGGCTGCGTTTGCATTTCCCTACCACTATATCTGGACATCGTTGCTTCCCTATTGGTGGATGGAGTTCGATCAGACGTTGTTTCTGTTTGCCAAGTCTTCGGACGGATGGTTCATGCCATTGCCACCGCTTGGGGCTGGCCCCCTGGATCAAGCTGTGGCGCAGGCGTTCGTGATGATGCAGTCGTGGAACGGATCGTCGCCGGTGAGTCGAATCGAAAACGTCATGGAGTCACAACGGCAACGACTGGAGTGCGGTGAGAATCAATTCCGTCCGAAAGATGGCGACTATCTCTACCCCGTCATGGCGCTAGTGGCCTTGGCAGGAGACCACTATAAATCCCAACGGGCGCTCTGCAATCGTGTGACCCGCGAACAGACGATCACAGTCGAACCGTATCGTGCTGACGATCAGGCCGACTGCGTGCGTCTCTATGGGCGATGGGCGGATCAAAAGCGGAATGGCCATCTCGATCAGATGGGAACGCTGCTTCTGGAGGATGCGGAAATGACCCATAGGCTCGTCTTGCACCAGCATGATCGGATCGGCTTGTCGGGTATGGTCGTGAGAATCAGAGAGGATATCGCTGCCTACACATTCGGCTACTGGTTGACTCCTCAAACCTGGTGCATTTTATTGGAGGTTGCGGACCGTTCCATCCCTGGTCTGGCTCAATGGGTCTTCCGCGAAACCTGTCGAACCGCCATGGCGCAAGGGGCGGTCTCTATCAATGCCATGGATGATGCCGGTCTTCCGGGACTCCGTGCGGCCAAGTTGGCCTACCGTCCATCCGCGATTTTGGACACGTGGGTGATCACAAGGATGACCGCATGA
- a CDS encoding PAS domain S-box protein, with the protein MTQPEERTASTTRRYEWLTFVMVLITLFILGVGTFLLGHVERSIVAAVWLPLLGLLLWSTIRLRAEYRQAQQESAWARAAEAALLQSQERNRAIVDTALDGVITMDAAGIVTEWNAQATAIFGWTREEAMGKLLSDTIIPERDREAHAQGIRAYLKTGVGPVLNRRIEIASRHKEGHEFPVELAVSPARIGEAYIFSAFVRDITDRRRAERRLASQYAVTRVLSEAVRLEEAVPKIIQAVGESLEWDLGVFWRLDKQLGVLRCLDYWQAASLVADEFIAQIQTQTFKPGVGLPGRIWESGQPVWITDVILDPAFVRAELAAKIGLHGAFGFPIRIGGEIEGVIEFFSHQVHEPDSELLSMITDVGLKIGQFGERMSAQEALLLTEAQLRQAQKMEAVGRLAGGVAHDFNNLLTVIRGYSELILSRLAQADPARREMEEVKKAADRAAGLTSQLLAFSRRQFVATKIVDLNALVMNMDGMLRRLLGEDIVELCADLDPQVGSIKVDPGQIEQVIMNLAVNARDAMPMGGQLTIQTRNVTIGKGPRRETLMLDEGTYVLLSIRDTGQGMSEETQSHLFEPFFTTKEKGKGTGLGLSTVYGIVKQSGGTIGIESKLGQGTTCKIFFPKVNETAQGAPIISETVGRAIGRETILVVEDDPSVRGLVQEALRLSGYEVVVARHGIEALLAGAKHPGPIHLLLTDVAMPQMSGPEVAEKLTVVRPDIKVLYMSGYPDHPVFEQGGVKRDTAFLQKPFTPHILTQRVREVLDGKKVA; encoded by the coding sequence ATGACCCAACCAGAAGAGCGAACCGCCTCCACGACACGCCGATATGAGTGGTTGACGTTTGTGATGGTCTTGATCACGTTGTTTATCCTCGGCGTGGGGACCTTCCTGCTCGGCCATGTTGAACGGAGTATCGTGGCGGCCGTTTGGCTCCCGCTGCTGGGATTGCTGTTGTGGTCGACGATCCGATTGCGAGCGGAGTATCGGCAGGCGCAACAGGAAAGTGCCTGGGCGCGGGCCGCCGAGGCGGCGTTATTACAGAGTCAGGAACGCAATCGAGCGATCGTCGATACGGCGCTCGATGGAGTCATCACGATGGATGCCGCCGGAATTGTGACGGAATGGAATGCCCAAGCGACAGCGATTTTTGGATGGACCCGCGAAGAGGCGATGGGGAAATTGCTGTCAGACACGATCATCCCCGAACGTGATCGGGAAGCCCACGCGCAAGGGATTCGAGCGTATCTCAAGACGGGAGTCGGCCCGGTACTGAATCGTCGGATCGAGATTGCTTCTCGACATAAGGAAGGCCATGAGTTTCCGGTCGAGCTCGCCGTCTCGCCAGCCCGTATCGGTGAAGCGTATATCTTCAGCGCGTTTGTGCGCGACATTACGGATCGTCGCCGGGCCGAACGACGGCTGGCCTCTCAATATGCGGTGACGCGTGTCCTGTCGGAGGCCGTCCGACTCGAAGAAGCGGTGCCAAAAATTATTCAAGCGGTCGGCGAAAGTCTCGAATGGGATCTCGGGGTATTCTGGAGACTGGATAAACAATTGGGCGTGTTGCGGTGCCTTGATTACTGGCAAGCCGCATCGCTGGTCGCGGATGAGTTCATCGCACAGATACAGACCCAGACATTCAAACCGGGTGTGGGATTGCCGGGTCGAATTTGGGAAAGCGGGCAACCGGTCTGGATCACCGATGTGATACTCGATCCTGCCTTTGTTCGCGCGGAGTTGGCGGCCAAAATCGGGCTTCATGGCGCGTTCGGGTTTCCGATTCGTATCGGGGGTGAAATCGAGGGCGTCATTGAGTTCTTCAGCCATCAAGTCCATGAGCCGGATAGCGAGCTGCTCAGTATGATCACCGATGTCGGCCTGAAAATCGGGCAATTCGGTGAACGCATGAGCGCGCAAGAGGCGTTGCTCTTGACGGAAGCGCAACTGCGTCAAGCGCAGAAGATGGAGGCCGTGGGGCGGCTCGCCGGCGGTGTCGCCCACGATTTCAACAATCTTTTGACGGTGATTCGTGGATACAGCGAGTTGATCCTGAGCCGCTTGGCGCAGGCGGATCCCGCGCGACGTGAAATGGAAGAAGTCAAAAAGGCCGCCGATCGTGCCGCCGGCCTGACCAGTCAACTCCTGGCCTTCAGCCGCCGGCAATTTGTGGCGACCAAGATCGTGGATTTGAACGCGCTTGTCATGAACATGGACGGGATGCTGCGGCGGCTATTAGGCGAGGACATCGTTGAACTCTGTGCGGACCTCGATCCACAGGTGGGATCGATCAAGGTCGATCCAGGGCAGATCGAGCAAGTGATCATGAATCTGGCCGTGAATGCTCGAGACGCCATGCCGATGGGTGGCCAGCTGACCATCCAGACTCGAAACGTCACGATCGGGAAAGGCCCTCGGCGTGAAACTCTGATGCTCGACGAGGGAACCTATGTGCTCTTGTCGATTAGGGACACCGGCCAGGGGATGAGCGAGGAAACTCAATCACATTTATTCGAGCCGTTTTTTACGACAAAGGAAAAGGGAAAGGGTACGGGTCTCGGGTTGTCGACCGTGTACGGAATCGTGAAGCAAAGCGGTGGCACGATTGGGATCGAGAGCAAGCTGGGACAGGGCACCACATGCAAGATCTTTTTTCCGAAGGTGAATGAGACCGCACAAGGCGCGCCGATCATCAGTGAAACGGTCGGCAGAGCGATCGGGCGAGAAACGATCCTCGTGGTCGAGGACGATCCGTCTGTGCGCGGGCTTGTACAGGAAGCGCTTCGTCTGAGCGGCTACGAGGTGGTGGTCGCGCGTCACGGCATCGAAGCGCTCCTGGCTGGCGCGAAGCATCCGGGCCCGATCCATTTGTTGCTGACAGACGTCGCGATGCCGCAAATGAGCGGGCCAGAGGTTGCAGAAAAACTGACGGTTGTGCGACCAGATATCAAGGTCTTGTACATGTCCGGCTACCCCGATCATCCAGTATTCGAACAGGGTGGGGTCAAACGGGACACGGCCTTTCTCCAGAAACCGTTCACGCCTCATATATTGACCCAAAGAGTGCGTGAAGTGCTTGATGGGAAGAAGGTGGCGTAG
- a CDS encoding CbbQ/NirQ/NorQ/GpvN family protein: MQQAREVDVAQYRIQQEPFYAEVCGEIGLFTIAAEKKLPVMLKGPTGCGKTRFIQYMAYKLGRPLITVACHEDLTASDLVGRYLLKGQDTVWMDGPLTLGVKHGAIVYLDEVVEARKDTTVIIHPLSDDRRVLPIEKKGQIVEAADEFMLVISYNPGYQSVLKDLKQSTKQRFIAIEFDYPAPTVETLVIQREAGVDAVIAAKLVKLGQKVRNLRSHGLEEGVSTRLLVYAGTLIKQGVPPERACDVAVARPITDDSDMQRAILDFVKAIF, translated from the coding sequence ATGCAGCAGGCACGGGAAGTTGATGTCGCGCAATATCGAATCCAACAGGAGCCGTTTTACGCGGAGGTCTGTGGGGAGATCGGTCTGTTCACCATTGCTGCCGAGAAAAAACTTCCGGTGATGCTGAAGGGGCCGACCGGCTGTGGGAAAACCCGGTTCATTCAATACATGGCGTATAAGCTCGGCCGACCGTTGATCACGGTCGCCTGTCACGAAGATCTGACGGCCTCCGACTTGGTGGGCCGTTACCTTCTGAAGGGGCAAGATACCGTATGGATGGATGGACCCTTGACCCTCGGGGTGAAGCATGGGGCCATTGTGTATCTCGACGAGGTAGTGGAAGCCAGAAAGGACACCACCGTGATCATCCATCCGCTCAGCGATGACCGGCGAGTGCTCCCGATCGAGAAAAAGGGCCAGATCGTGGAGGCCGCCGACGAGTTCATGCTGGTGATCTCCTACAACCCTGGCTATCAAAGTGTCCTCAAAGATCTGAAGCAAAGCACGAAGCAGCGATTCATCGCGATCGAGTTTGACTATCCTGCTCCCACTGTCGAAACCCTTGTCATCCAGCGTGAGGCGGGGGTGGATGCAGTCATCGCGGCAAAACTGGTCAAGCTCGGCCAAAAAGTCCGCAACCTCAGAAGCCACGGGCTTGAGGAGGGGGTCAGCACCAGGCTTTTAGTGTATGCCGGCACATTGATCAAGCAAGGCGTGCCACCCGAACGGGCCTGTGATGTCGCCGTCGCTCGCCCAATCACTGACGATTCAGACATGCAACGGGCCATACTCGACTTTGTCAAAGCGATCTTCTGA
- a CDS encoding DUF167 domain-containing protein, which translates to MARDSERGALVTVHVQPGSSRTECVGIHGDAVKIRLAARPIEGAANDELIRFIAERCAVPRANVQLHAGATGRRKRLTVKGVTAEWLLARLMPSG; encoded by the coding sequence ATCGCACGGGACAGTGAGCGCGGGGCGCTCGTGACCGTCCACGTCCAACCAGGGTCTTCACGTACGGAGTGCGTCGGTATTCATGGCGATGCGGTAAAGATCCGCCTGGCCGCGCGTCCAATTGAGGGTGCCGCCAACGACGAACTGATTCGCTTCATCGCTGAGCGGTGTGCGGTTCCGCGCGCGAATGTGCAGCTTCATGCCGGAGCGACGGGGCGCCGTAAGCGACTGACTGTCAAGGGAGTCACGGCGGAATGGTTGTTGGCTCGATTGATGCCATCGGGCTAG
- a CDS encoding type II toxin-antitoxin system Phd/YefM family antitoxin, which produces MKATTKIVNIHEAKTHFSKLLAAVAKGQRITICKDGTPVAQLGPLDTPIPVRCPGLLKGRVTIADDFDAPLPSDTIALFERGS; this is translated from the coding sequence ATGAAAGCTACGACGAAGATCGTGAATATCCATGAAGCCAAGACTCATTTTTCCAAACTCCTGGCCGCCGTGGCGAAAGGCCAGCGTATCACGATTTGCAAAGATGGCACGCCAGTCGCTCAGCTTGGGCCCCTTGATACGCCCATTCCCGTCCGCTGTCCAGGGCTTTTGAAAGGGCGCGTGACCATCGCGGACGATTTCGATGCGCCGTTACCATCAGATACGATCGCCTTGTTCGAGCGTGGGTCGTGA
- a CDS encoding type II toxin-antitoxin system VapC family toxin — MNLLLDTHVYLWYVIQSPRLSKNLYHQIETTPVVYVSAASLWEMVIKIQVKKLSADPNELAAKIVDSGFQELPVSVAHTLALERLPLHHRDPFDRILLAQAHVEHLRLLTYDVGLQPYGSVCQVIA; from the coding sequence GTGAATCTTCTATTAGATACCCATGTCTATTTGTGGTACGTGATCCAGTCTCCACGACTCTCGAAGAACCTCTATCATCAGATCGAGACCACCCCTGTGGTCTATGTCAGTGCCGCTTCCCTCTGGGAGATGGTCATCAAAATTCAAGTGAAGAAGCTCTCAGCAGATCCCAATGAACTCGCCGCTAAAATTGTAGATAGTGGGTTTCAAGAACTACCGGTCTCCGTGGCCCACACCTTGGCGCTTGAGCGGTTGCCGCTTCATCATCGTGACCCCTTCGACCGCATCCTCTTGGCGCAAGCCCATGTCGAACACCTGCGCCTGCTTACGTATGACGTGGGGTTACAACCCTATGGTTCGGTGTGTCAGGTGATCGCATAA
- a CDS encoding NAD-dependent epimerase/dehydratase family protein: MFVVLGATGNTGSAVVETLLSKKQPVRVIVRSADKGAGWKAKGADVAVASLDDVSALTKAFEGAKGLYLLVPPNYGAEAWLADQRQRMDRAAEAVQKSGVDHVVLLSSVGGHLHGGTGPIRAASHGEQALGCLAKRLTILRPCYFMDNWAPVIGAAKAQGVLPTFIAPQAKIPMISTKDIGRIGAERLMTGGYGKQIVEMAGPEEYSPDQTASALTQILGKTVTAQHAPLSAVVPTFTSFGFSDEAARLFEEMYTAFSKGAIGYEHPDKLVRGTVTLEDALRTMV; the protein is encoded by the coding sequence ATGTTTGTTGTCCTAGGTGCAACGGGAAATACCGGATCTGCGGTGGTGGAGACCTTGCTGAGTAAGAAGCAGCCCGTGCGGGTGATTGTCCGTTCAGCCGACAAGGGTGCTGGCTGGAAGGCGAAAGGGGCAGATGTGGCTGTGGCATCGCTTGACGATGTGTCTGCGTTGACCAAGGCCTTTGAAGGGGCGAAAGGACTCTATTTGTTGGTACCACCGAATTACGGGGCTGAAGCCTGGTTGGCGGATCAACGACAAAGGATGGATCGCGCGGCAGAAGCTGTTCAGAAGAGTGGAGTCGATCATGTTGTGTTGCTGTCGTCGGTGGGAGGACATCTGCACGGTGGAACCGGCCCGATTCGGGCGGCGAGTCATGGAGAACAGGCGCTTGGTTGTCTTGCCAAACGCCTGACCATTCTCCGTCCCTGTTATTTCATGGACAACTGGGCGCCGGTCATTGGGGCGGCCAAGGCTCAGGGCGTGCTTCCGACATTCATTGCGCCTCAGGCAAAGATTCCTATGATTTCGACCAAGGACATCGGTCGGATTGGGGCGGAACGATTGATGACTGGTGGCTATGGTAAGCAGATCGTGGAAATGGCGGGTCCGGAGGAGTACAGCCCAGATCAAACGGCGTCGGCACTCACTCAGATCCTTGGGAAAACGGTGACGGCCCAACATGCGCCGTTGAGTGCCGTGGTGCCGACGTTCACGTCGTTCGGGTTTTCAGACGAGGCGGCGAGATTATTTGAAGAAATGTACACGGCGTTCTCCAAAGGCGCAATCGGGTATGAGCACCCTGACAAGCTCGTGCGGGGTACAGTGACGCTGGAAGACGCGCTACGAACGATGGTGTGA
- a CDS encoding pirin family protein → MATGTAVIKEVLGVYPPGSRHMVGDGFPVRNMIPGSGVGEQLSPFLLLDYMGPEVFSPTDRRLGVGEHPHRGFETVTIMYQGSVAHRDSTGSGGVIGPGDVQWMTAASGIVHEELHESEFAKRGGTLEGVQLWVNLPRSVKMSPPRYQTLVRDEIPVVELAGGAGRLRVIAGECHGRKGPARTFSPVHLYDLRLKAGCQTELSLPDGFTMSVFVLQGRVVINGAQAVGEAEIALLGRKGERVALQAEEDTTILVLGGEPIEEPIARYGPFVMNTQAELAQAVEDYRAGKMGHLSYE, encoded by the coding sequence ATGGCTACAGGGACGGCTGTAATCAAGGAAGTGCTCGGCGTCTATCCACCGGGGTCGAGGCATATGGTGGGAGATGGATTTCCTGTGAGGAACATGATTCCGGGCTCCGGTGTGGGTGAGCAATTGTCTCCATTCCTGCTCCTGGATTATATGGGGCCGGAGGTTTTCTCGCCGACGGATCGGCGTCTTGGTGTGGGTGAGCATCCGCATCGAGGGTTTGAAACTGTCACGATCATGTATCAAGGCAGTGTGGCGCATCGTGATTCAACCGGAAGCGGCGGCGTTATCGGCCCAGGTGATGTGCAGTGGATGACGGCTGCATCCGGCATTGTGCATGAAGAATTGCACGAGAGCGAGTTTGCAAAGCGCGGAGGCACGCTGGAAGGGGTCCAGCTATGGGTCAATCTGCCGAGGTCGGTCAAGATGTCGCCTCCCCGGTACCAAACGCTTGTCCGCGATGAGATTCCGGTCGTTGAGCTCGCCGGAGGAGCCGGTCGGCTACGGGTCATTGCCGGAGAATGTCACGGGCGGAAGGGTCCGGCCAGGACCTTCAGCCCGGTCCATCTGTATGATCTGCGATTGAAGGCGGGGTGTCAGACGGAATTGTCCTTGCCCGATGGATTCACCATGTCCGTATTTGTATTGCAGGGGCGGGTCGTTATCAACGGGGCACAGGCGGTGGGAGAGGCTGAGATCGCTCTCTTGGGGCGCAAGGGTGAGCGAGTGGCGCTTCAGGCGGAAGAGGATACGACGATACTTGTTCTCGGCGGAGAGCCGATCGAGGAGCCGATCGCGCGCTATGGGCCGTTCGTCATGAATACGCAAGCGGAACTCGCACAAGCTGTGGAAGATTATCGAGCGGGCAAGATGGGGCATTTGTCCTATGAGTGA
- a CDS encoding DsbA family oxidoreductase has translation MSEQDAALHIDIYSDVICPWCYVGKRRLERALKAWDGVLATIRWRPFQLNPTMPRNGMDRRQYLDAKFGGSAAAQAIYDQVSRVGVEEGILFAFERIARTPNTFTAHRLIWLAGHQGKQDEMVEMLFRQYFLEGGDIGSIETLSKIAAHAGLDQAAIETFLAGDGGIEAVKAEEAAGHHMGIRGVPYFVINGAYVLSGAQPPEQFLAAFRQSAAGLSVGKAGV, from the coding sequence ATGAGTGAGCAGGATGCCGCACTCCACATCGACATTTACTCGGATGTGATCTGCCCCTGGTGCTATGTGGGGAAGCGGCGGCTGGAACGGGCACTCAAGGCATGGGATGGTGTACTTGCGACTATCCGATGGCGGCCCTTTCAATTGAACCCGACCATGCCGCGCAACGGGATGGATCGACGACAGTACCTTGACGCGAAGTTCGGTGGCTCTGCCGCCGCTCAAGCCATCTACGACCAAGTCTCGCGGGTTGGTGTTGAAGAAGGCATCCTCTTCGCGTTTGAGAGAATAGCTCGCACGCCGAACACATTCACCGCGCATCGCCTCATCTGGTTGGCGGGGCATCAGGGCAAACAGGATGAGATGGTCGAGATGCTGTTTCGCCAGTATTTCCTGGAGGGAGGAGATATCGGGAGTATCGAGACGTTGTCCAAAATTGCCGCTCATGCGGGGCTTGATCAAGCAGCGATTGAAACCTTTCTGGCGGGCGATGGGGGGATAGAAGCTGTGAAGGCAGAGGAAGCCGCTGGCCATCATATGGGCATACGAGGTGTTCCCTATTTCGTAATCAATGGAGCCTATGTGCTTTCCGGCGCGCAGCCTCCTGAACAGTTCTTAGCTGCATTCAGGCAGAGTGCAGCGGGCTTGTCAGTGGGAAAGGCAGGTGTGTAA
- a CDS encoding VOC family protein, whose protein sequence is MAVQVYGCNHVVIEVTDAKKAARFYQDVFGLKMLRGGEGAVWCKLGEHQFLAIFEVEELQPDRMKHFGLMVRDAQQIKEVRKKMINKYKLKPASDLRCDFRDPWGNRFQVGDLSDESLVWLLPYREVQKTGITFTGKSNKEKNA, encoded by the coding sequence ATGGCCGTTCAAGTCTATGGTTGTAACCATGTCGTGATTGAAGTGACCGATGCCAAGAAGGCCGCGAGGTTCTATCAAGATGTATTTGGGCTGAAGATGCTACGTGGTGGGGAAGGAGCGGTCTGGTGCAAGCTTGGAGAGCATCAGTTCCTGGCGATTTTTGAAGTGGAGGAATTGCAGCCGGATCGTATGAAACATTTTGGCTTGATGGTCCGGGACGCGCAACAGATCAAGGAAGTGCGCAAGAAGATGATCAACAAGTACAAGTTGAAACCGGCGTCCGACTTGCGATGCGATTTCCGCGATCCCTGGGGGAATCGTTTCCAGGTCGGCGATCTCAGCGATGAATCGCTAGTCTGGCTGTTGCCGTATCGGGAAGTGCAGAAAACAGGCATTACATTCACCGGCAAATCGAACAAGGAGAAGAACGCATGA
- a CDS encoding ester cyclase, with the protein MSTSTLQQRLNDLFGYIRQGKIIEAMSEFYDKDTVMQDNANPPTKGLAANIEREKQFMSGVKEWKGFNVTAQGVGDNVTFYECSLDFIATSGQPVHMEQVVVAKWKNGKIIHERFYYDTGSKR; encoded by the coding sequence ATGAGCACCAGCACTCTGCAGCAGCGGCTGAACGATCTGTTCGGCTACATCCGCCAAGGCAAGATCATTGAGGCCATGAGTGAGTTCTACGACAAGGATACTGTGATGCAGGACAACGCCAATCCTCCAACAAAGGGGCTCGCGGCGAACATCGAGCGTGAAAAACAGTTCATGAGTGGTGTGAAGGAGTGGAAAGGGTTCAACGTCACGGCTCAGGGTGTGGGCGACAACGTGACCTTCTACGAATGCAGCCTCGACTTTATCGCGACGAGCGGGCAACCGGTTCACATGGAACAGGTCGTGGTGGCCAAGTGGAAGAATGGCAAGATCATTCATGAGCGGTTTTATTATGATACAGGCTCCAAGAGGTAA